GTTACATTTGAAATAGATACATTACCTTTGGTAGTCgctatgtatcagatacatttattataaattcaaatttatgtatcatgtcCAGAACTTATAGGTATCAGAAAAagattaacaaaaaaaattcaactagtTGTTCTATCAATGTTGTGTCATATACATAACTATGAATATTATACAAACtgatattgttataaaaatattagtgtttatatatcaacaattatatttgataatgtcTACAGATATATAACCTTCTAGTTGAATAATTTAGGTGTATGTATTTGATAGTAAAAAAAAACGAAATTTGTAATAACTATTAACGTGATATATACTAAtttgtattttaataaattaagattATGAATCAAAACTAATATTTGAGCACAATACATTGTGTATGATAAAAatgtaatgtatcataatattaAAACGAAGgcattatacattaatttaagaaagaaaaataactagatacaaaaaaaatctgaacctatatgtatcacaaaaagatgaacaataaaaaatcaaaaaaaatcaacaatctgATTTGTTGAAAGCAAAAAAACGTGATGACGAAATCCTTCTACACTTTCTTATTTGCTCTGTATCAACTCCCATAGCTTTATTCACTTTCAATAATGGCACCATCCATGAATCTCGCCTCAAAGTCCTTGCCGAAGCCACCAGAAACTCGATCTTTTCCCCTCCTTTTTTGGGCCTTTTTTTCGCAGTTGATTTTTTCTTCAACTAATTGAGTAATCACAATACTAAAAGATAGAGCATATGTATCAGATATTTGTAGATgaaaaagctaaaaaaaataattaaaaattggtAACTGATgactagaaagaaaaaaatggaagaagaagaagaagaaaatttgtTACGATTTAGAATagattggagagaagaaaatttgaaatttgaattgtttGAGGTTCCTAAAATTTTGAGAGAGATTGATATTAATTTGTTTTGCGTGATTTGCGGAACTGACATTTAATTTTACCTTCTGTTTCCTTTTTAAGCTCAACAAACAAGTTCTATAATGTATCAACATTTATGTATCCGGATGAGACAAATTTGAAGGggtttttataaattaataaatggagggataaaaaaaatataatttactcCTTACATTATGTGATTTCTAAAAATTATAGTATTTTCTTTTCTAGAGCTGTTAAAATAAGCCCAAATACAGGTAATTCgttcaattcattcaaaattttatgggcTGGgcttaaaatatattaaattggATCAATCTCAACTCATTCGAGTCTTAACCCATTTTAATATGATCTTTAATTGAACCCAATTTAATCTCCACTTCAACCCGTTTTAAACTATTTATATGCATTGATGCAGTGTATGTTCTCATATTGAATAATGTTTGGTGACTTTCCACTTCATAATCAAGAAGTTATCTTGttatttttttgagttgaaattcaaattattgTTACAAAATGTAAATAACAATATGTTAAAATTCTTGAGATTAAGAGGGTCAAATTGGACGGGTCATGTGACCCAATTTGATTTTTAGCCTATTTGAGTCCAGTCCATTTTAGCCCAAAGTAAATTTGGACGGATCATGACCCAAACCGATTTCTAATTCAACCCACTTTAATCTCTCCAATTTCAACGGAACCCGCCTATTTGACAACCCTATTCATTCCATTTCCACCATCCCACAACCTGTACCATCTACCTTTACCTCTTATAGTATTTGTGtagattatatacaaatatttttaggataatatATTTTAGTTGCATACCGAATGCAAGAAATCAGTAAAAATCCACttattttactaaaaatattttccttcgtaccaaacacactTGATGATAATATGTTTTTAGTTTCTTGTCCATCCTCTGACATAGACACCAATGCAAATGCCTCAAATAACATCTCTTgttttcaagaatcaactaactTATAGTTTACTTCTTGCAAGTTGAATTTCAAGAACTCATTCACATGGAATTTTAACTTACGGTTTTCTATTTTGCCACATAATTTCCTTAAATCTCTCTTTATCTGCCTCTCTTGATTTTTGTCTACACCATTCTGTCTATATATCTTAGTAATCAATATCAAATAACATCAAAAGTCACAACAAAGATGAAACATCAATGAGATTATCATCCAGATAAACTTCTTCCTTgatggaaaataaaaaaatgctaTAGTACAACCTTTGGAAGAGTGTCCTTGTATACATAGTACATTATGCTTGGAAAAAATACACGACAATCCTAAGATATTACGTCTTAGCACATCACAATTACAGTATCAAAAGCAGCTAATGTTCCTCGACATGgccaaaaaatatgaatatatatagatTCTTGTCATATCTTGTCATACCTTCTTGGCCAGCAATGTGATGATATTACCGTAAAGTTCACTGAGAATAATGTTACATGAACTCCATAGTACTCGCCTCTGTTCGACTACCTATTAGTGTTGGCTGCCTGCTGTAACCAATAGCagtatttaaaaatgaaattagtCTTTCTTCCAAAATAATCTTGCAAATAATGCTACCTTTTTTCGTGAGATACTAGTACTTCAAGAACGACAGATTCTCATGTACAATTTCCTATGATATCATGTTTTTGCTTTCACAGTACTTGTAATGTTGCAATAAAGTTGGACGCATTTTCATTTATCCGTCAATAGGAAAGGTTACCTTCTTAAGATACTTCTTTTGAAGTTTCATAGCGCTACTGCAAGCCTTTCTGGCATCCAAGTTTCCAGTAATGTTATTCAGGATCTGAAAATAATAAGCAAATGATACATAATGGACAAGAAATGGATTTACTTAGGAATGAGGTAAAACTTACAAACAATCGAGAAACACAACCTACATAATTCCATTTGCATTTCTATTATATATATCCATAATTTGTAAGAGTCATTTAAATTATACACTTTTCACTGACTTCTAATCATTTCAACAGAAGATAACACTTAGAATATCCACTGTATGATGTGCTTATTAACTAACTTGTTTCACCATGGACTAAGATAAAACCCTATCAGAGATTAGGGAAAGGGAATCCAcgagttggagaccaaatacaacgacaacaacatacccagtgaagtCCAACAggtgggtctggggagggtaaagtgtatgcagaccttactcctaccttgTGGAGGTTAGAaagactgtttccgaaagaccctcggctcaagtaacACATATCAAAGCAGATTCAAAAGGAGAAGACAGAAGTAATGAAGACATAGAACCTAATTTATGTATTTGTCAAACCAACCTTAACAACCTCGTCCAGTCCTCTAGCTTCTGTTAACTTGGCACTCTTGTCCTTCAGGACGCTGGCTACTAGGAAAACAGAAATTGGTAGGGGAGCTACTGCATCTTTACCTCCACTTCTCATGTTCTCTCTCTCATATTTCCCATACTGGCGTATTGATTTCACTTTTGCTCGTCCAGAATTTTCAGCAGTCAAGTCAGGGtcttcatacataaaaaataactcTGGATCATATTCCAGAGACCACATCATCTGTTGGCAAACAGGGATAAACCAGGCAAAGAGAAAATTTAGAGAATCCGAACATCATGGTGAAATCATAAACTTAGAGAGAAGGGAAATTTGCTAGTGGCTTCACAGCTTCAGATCAGGAAAACATTATTAGGAGGTGAATCTTACCTCCCAAAGATATAACGAATCAGCAAAAGAAAATTCTCGACGGAACAAAACCATGAGCATTCGAAAAGCAAACACGTAATTTCCTCCACCTAATGTTTCTGTGGGCCAAGATCACAAGGAAATTCAATGATATTTTTCACAAAATGAAGCAAAAATAATAGAGAATCACagaatactttgaaaattaaaaaaattgtactaGAAGATTAATTCTCAAGCAATTAAATATATGAGAGGATATCACTGAGAGACAATTCACATAAGGACATCAAAGTGGCTGAAAAACTTGTTCCTTTATCAAAGTCTGAATGCAGATATGAGACACATGCAAGTTTCTTAGTGAAATTGGGTTTTACTATAAAGCATTGTGAAGATATATTGAAGAGTGAATTGAGTTATTTCAGGCATGCCTTAAAAGATTTGGAGATACATTCACAATCGCTGGTCCTGATTTTGTCTCGGTGACTGAAGCAATGTGAAAAACAATTGATGGCAAAAGTTACAGAGCTGTATATAAACCAGAACATTCTAACATAATAGGTTAACAGCGAACGTGAAGGACTCTTTAACTTCCAATGTTATTCTCGTTTTGAGTCTTTCGACAGTTCAACTTCACACAAACAAGAAAATGTGTTATCCATTAGTTGTGAAAGAATTACTAGGACATATGGTATGGTGCATCATTAACTCCCTTGACTTATTTGTTACTCCACCAGTATGACAAAAGTTTGCATCAATATGAAGAGTTGTAGATGAAAAGAGAAGTAAAATTCGATAGTGTACTCGGTATTTAAGTACAAAGTAGAGAGGTGGTACCTAAGTGCTGGTGAAGTTTGGGATCGATAACTTGAGTTATTGATGCTAGATTACTTAGCTGCGCCTCAACTCCAACAGAATTCCCAGTAGCTCTGAAATTTTTTCTCTTTACATTGCACAGAACACTTAGTATTAGCCCACAGTAATtacaacaataaataatatatgttaacACCGGCAACTGAAAATGTAGCCTATAAATGTATATCTTTTTTTGATAAtggaaaaaaaatgtatatctATAAGCACAGAAATTAAGGAATGAAGTTTCTGCAACCCGTGTAATATCACAGCTAGCAAATTTGTCGCACAAGAAACTTACTAGCTCATCAGTGTTTCTCAGATATATTATCATGAGTAATATTGTGGTATGGTAAGATATTCTCCTTATATTTATGATTGTTTCTGCCCTCTATTAGTATGAGTAGTATTCTGATCTCATAAGAAACTTCATCTCAAATACAAAGAATGAAGGATTTGCCCTGATTGCAGGTACGATTGCCGATGGAACTACCAGAATCTAAGGAATTGCAAGGCTAGATATCAAAAGGATCAATGAATACAAATTCATGTTTCTCTCAACTTTGTGGAATAATGTTGCCcgaactcttcaaaaatgttgacaGGTGTCGGATCCttcaaaagtagtgcatttttggaggatctgacACGGCTACGAAatcatttttggagagtccggGCAACATTGTTGTGGATAAGATTAAAGCTTGATGGAATTTCAAACCGCAATGAAAAGAAACTGCCTTAATGAAAAAGCAATCACGGAAGATTGGAATttcaaaagtagtgcattttgaAAGGATCCGACATGGGTGCAACatcatttttggagagtccaCACAACATAGCTCTAGTTGGTACATCCTATTATGATGGAAGACCTTCAATAAACTCTCATGGAAAACATGCCCGCAAccatttttatatttctttggGAAAAAAATACTGCACAAAACCATTTTCATGGCATGCATTTGGACAGTCTGCGAAAATGAAATGtcctttttttatttacatCCAGATATATACCGGAGTTCAAGTTGAGGTTACCAAAAGATTTCTGTTATGAAATGATGCGGGCATTCATGAAAATTCAGGAAAATACCATCATTAGAGCTATGGTCTCGAGCTCTTCAAAATTATCAATGGGTGCgcgtcggattctccaaaagtagtgtatttttgaagaatccgaCACGAGTgcagcaacatttttgaagagtccgagcaacatagcatCATACTAGTAAAATAATATTAGGATAGCACATAGTAGTTCAAAAGTACAATTCACACAATTAGGGCATAAACAGGCAGTCCGAGTAAAGTTATGTACCAGTTTCTTCATCATACGTTCGAAGCACCAAAATGCATCTGCTTCATCATCAAGTAGAATAATCATGGGAGAACAAAGATCACTCATTCCTATTCAGCATTGTCAAATGTTAAAATAGTTTCAGCACAAGCTAGAAGCAATAAATAAGTGATAAGCTTGTGATCATGTAAAAGGAAATACTTGGACTGGAAGGGAAATTTAGGGAGTGTACACAGATTTGAGCAATAGGAACTAATCGTCAACTTAAGCATAGTGCATTGTAGTAAGTCAAAAACGAGATAATAGTAGACACTACAACATTCAAACTAGTATCACAAACACGAGTTCTTAGTCTACTTCAGACCATAACTGACTGTGGTAAAGCAATTACGGGATCACAAAGAAGCCAAAGTTCTGGAAGCATTATCTTAAGTAGATACTATAATAGCTCACCTTGACAATAACTAACTTCTTTGTCAAACCAAGCATAAACAGCCAAAATATCCCAAAGCTTTGATAGATGTTCTTGTTTCTCATAAAAGACAAGTGTCCGGTCAGTACGAATCACATCCAACCCTAGCATTAATACAAACAAGGATGAAAAGATGTAACATACAAATAAAGATATTCAATGTGACGATAAAGAAAATGGAAATGATTGCCAAATTAATAAGAGAAATCTGTAGTGCATCCCAAACCAATACTTGACTTGCCAAAACCAAAAAATAGATGAATGCATTACATAGATTGGCATGACAAGAAACAAATGCATGCATCTGTATACAAAACCAACCTATCTGGTGTAATGAGAGTTTCCACTGGATAACTTTTTTGT
This sequence is a window from Solanum dulcamara chromosome 10, daSolDulc1.2, whole genome shotgun sequence. Protein-coding genes within it:
- the LOC129870510 gene encoding rab GTPase-activating protein 22-like isoform X1 produces the protein MWRNHGASADSFYQVRPECADDVPETKFRIKVGKTLSSRRWHASFTPEGYLDIGKILSRICRGGIHPSIRGEVWEFLLGCYDSKSTFEEREQLRQRRRVQYAALKEECRVMFPLIGSGRFISAPVITEDGDPILDPIVLQELNAAKEPTSVGQVGLSDGFEMVKEHDKKVIQWKLSLHQIGLDVIRTDRTLVFYEKQEHLSKLWDILAVYAWFDKEVSYCQGMSDLCSPMIILLDDEADAFWCFERMMKKLRKNFRATGNSVGVEAQLSNLASITQVIDPKLHQHLETLGGGNYVFAFRMLMVLFRREFSFADSLYLWEMMWSLEYDPELFFMYEDPDLTAENSGRAKVKSIRQYGKYERENMRSGGKDAVAPLPISVFLVASVLKDKSAKLTEARGLDEVVKILNNITGNLDARKACSSAMKLQKKYLKKQAANTNR
- the LOC129870510 gene encoding rab GTPase-activating protein 22-like isoform X2, which gives rise to MWRNHGASADSFYQVRPECADDVPETKFRIKVGKTLSSRRWHASFTPEGYLDIGKILSRICRGGIHPSIRGEVWEFLLGCYDSKSTFEEREQLRQRRRVQYAALKEECRVMFPLIGSGRFISAPVITEDGDPILDPIVLQELNAAKEPTSVGQVGLSDGFEMVKEHDKKVIQWKLSLHQIGLDVIRTDRTLVFYEKQEHLSKLWDILAVYAWFDKEVSYCQGMSDLCSPMIILLDDEADAFWCFERMMKKLRKNFRATGNSVGVEAQLSNLASITQVIDPKLHQHLETLGGGNYVFAFRMLMVLFRREFSFADSLYLWEMMWSLEYDPELFFMYEDPDLTAENSGRAKVKSIRQYGKYERENMRSGGKDAVAPLPISVFLVASVLKDKSAKLTEARGLDEVVKILNNITGNLDARKACSSAMKLQKKYLKKAANTNR